A genomic window from Streptomyces mirabilis includes:
- a CDS encoding MurR/RpiR family transcriptional regulator has protein sequence MTHNVKEIFAGEAPPAPAALAAKVRTLAPSMTRSMQRVAEAVAGDPAGCAALTVTGLAELTGTSEATVVRTARLLGYPGYRDLRLALAGLAAQQQSGRAPAVTADIAVDDPIADVVAKLAYDEQQTLADTAAGLDTVQLGAAVTALAAARRIDIYGVGASGLVAQDLAQKLLRIGLIAHPHSDPHLAVTNAVQLRAKDVAIAITHSGSTGDVIEPLRVAFERGATTVAITGRPDGPVTQYADHILTTSTARESELRPAAMSSRTSQLLVVDCLFVGVAQRTYETAAPALSASYEALAHRHSPRGRMR, from the coding sequence GTGACCCACAACGTGAAGGAAATTTTCGCCGGTGAGGCTCCGCCCGCTCCCGCCGCCCTCGCGGCCAAGGTGCGGACGCTCGCCCCGTCGATGACCCGCTCCATGCAACGGGTCGCCGAAGCCGTCGCCGGCGACCCCGCCGGCTGCGCGGCCCTCACGGTCACCGGCCTCGCCGAGCTCACCGGCACCAGCGAGGCCACGGTCGTGCGCACCGCCCGCCTCCTGGGCTACCCGGGCTACCGCGACCTGCGCCTCGCGCTCGCCGGCCTCGCCGCCCAGCAGCAGTCGGGCCGCGCCCCCGCCGTCACCGCGGACATCGCGGTCGACGACCCCATCGCGGACGTCGTCGCGAAACTCGCGTACGACGAGCAGCAAACCCTCGCCGACACCGCGGCGGGGCTCGACACGGTCCAGTTGGGCGCGGCCGTCACCGCGCTCGCCGCCGCCCGCCGGATCGACATCTACGGCGTCGGCGCGTCCGGCCTCGTCGCCCAGGACCTGGCCCAGAAGCTGCTGCGCATCGGACTCATAGCCCACCCGCACAGCGATCCGCACCTCGCCGTCACCAACGCGGTGCAGCTGCGGGCCAAGGACGTGGCGATCGCGATCACCCACTCCGGCTCGACGGGCGACGTCATCGAGCCGCTGCGGGTCGCCTTCGAACGCGGGGCGACGACGGTCGCGATCACCGGCCGCCCGGACGGGCCCGTCACGCAGTACGCCGATCACATACTCACCACGTCCACGGCCCGCGAGAGCGAGCTGCGTCCCGCGGCGATGTCGTCGCGCACCAGCCAGTTGCTGGTGGTGGACTGTCTGTTCGTGGGGGTCGCCCAGCGGACGTACGAGACGGCGGCGCCGGCGCTGTCCGCGTCGTACGAGGCGCTGGCGCACCGCCACAGTCCTCGGGGCCGTATGCGCTAG
- a CDS encoding Cmx/CmrA family chloramphenicol efflux MFS transporter has product MPLAVHILALSVFALGTSEFMLSGLLPPIADDMGVTIPQAGLLISAFAIGMVVGAPLLAVATLRLPRRTTLVSLIAVFGLGQIAGALAPTYAVLFASRIVSALACAGFWAVGAAVAIAMVPVTARARALAVMIGGLSIANVLGVPVGAFLGEHLGWRSAFWAVGAASAIALVGVVTLIPRIPLPDEKPQLRREVSIYRDAQVWLTVALVMLAAGGVFCTFSYLSPLLTDVAGLDNGWVPSVLALFGVGALIGTTVGGRVADAHLFGVLLSGTAASTTVLVALALLGQYAIAAVALSFLLGVTCFFTAPALNARLFNLAGAAPTLAGATTTAAFNLGNTGGPWVGGTVIDAGLGYPATAWAGAAMTLTGLGVAAVSLRLQRRTRASRVVVSMNKKAEKSDRTNNPVRNDV; this is encoded by the coding sequence ATGCCCCTCGCCGTCCACATCCTCGCCCTCTCCGTCTTCGCCCTCGGGACCAGCGAGTTCATGCTCTCGGGACTCCTGCCGCCCATCGCCGACGACATGGGTGTCACGATTCCGCAGGCGGGCCTGCTCATATCGGCGTTCGCCATAGGCATGGTCGTCGGCGCGCCGCTGCTCGCCGTGGCCACCCTCCGCCTCCCCCGCCGTACCACCCTCGTCTCGCTCATCGCCGTCTTCGGGCTCGGCCAGATCGCCGGCGCGCTGGCGCCGACGTACGCCGTGCTCTTCGCCTCCAGGATCGTCAGCGCCCTCGCCTGTGCGGGCTTCTGGGCCGTGGGCGCGGCGGTGGCCATCGCGATGGTCCCGGTGACCGCCCGGGCCCGCGCGCTCGCGGTGATGATCGGCGGTCTGTCGATCGCGAACGTGCTCGGGGTCCCGGTCGGTGCCTTCCTCGGCGAGCATCTCGGCTGGCGGTCCGCGTTCTGGGCCGTCGGCGCGGCCTCGGCGATCGCCCTGGTCGGGGTCGTCACCCTCATCCCCCGCATCCCGCTCCCCGACGAGAAGCCGCAGCTCAGGCGGGAAGTCTCCATCTACCGTGACGCGCAGGTCTGGCTCACCGTCGCACTCGTGATGCTCGCCGCGGGCGGCGTCTTCTGCACGTTCAGCTATCTCTCACCGCTGCTCACGGATGTCGCCGGGCTCGACAACGGCTGGGTGCCGAGCGTGCTCGCGCTCTTCGGGGTCGGGGCGCTGATCGGTACGACGGTCGGCGGGCGGGTCGCCGACGCGCACCTCTTCGGGGTGCTCCTCTCCGGCACCGCGGCCTCGACCACCGTCCTCGTGGCGCTCGCGCTCCTGGGGCAGTACGCGATCGCGGCCGTGGCTCTCTCCTTCCTCCTCGGCGTCACCTGCTTCTTCACCGCCCCGGCGCTCAACGCCCGGCTCTTCAACCTCGCCGGGGCCGCCCCCACCCTGGCCGGTGCCACCACCACGGCCGCCTTCAACCTCGGCAACACCGGCGGCCCCTGGGTCGGCGGCACGGTCATAGACGCGGGTCTCGGCTACCCGGCGACGGCCTGGGCGGGCGCTGCCATGACGCTGACGGGCCTGGGGGTGGCCGCGGTCTCGCTGCGCCTCCAGCGCCGTACCCGGGCCTCCCGCGTGGTGGTGTCCATGAACAAGAAGGCCGAAAAGTCCGACAGGACCAACAATCCAGTACGTAACGACGTCTGA
- a CDS encoding carboxylesterase/lipase family protein — protein MTSAGASVVRTHAGAVRGRREDGLMVFRGIPFAEPPVGEARFAAPRPVAAWDGTRDALAFGPPPPQESGFQGRTGVIDAPMGDDWLTVNVWTPDPDPAARRPVMVWIYGGAYKLGHSGSPGYDARRIARDGDLVVVTLNYRLGVEGFARIDGAPANRGLLDQVAALEWVRENIAAFGGDPGRVTVFGESAGAGSVASLLAMPGAAGLFGRAIAQSVPGPFFSDDLARDIAATLAAEAGLRPTAADLSSVDPRRLTAVGEALGPRMREFEDRWGMVAHTLTAFSPVVDGEVLPTAPWQALAAGSARDVELVVGHTRDEYRLFAALGGQLGTVTDEQATAALRTFGPGPGSGSGADGERAYRAAFPDASPEELYEWVHSDAVFRMPSLRLAEAQIAGGGRAHVYELAWPAPAYGGALGACHGLDVPLLFGTFAADLGLMLFAGVGSSPEAEALSSRFRTAWTAFATTGDPGWPAYDTARRPTQVFDTDSAVAPYPHETSRRLWEHHDFGALPLLG, from the coding sequence GTGACGTCAGCAGGAGCGAGCGTGGTGCGCACCCACGCCGGTGCGGTGCGTGGTCGCCGGGAGGACGGGCTGATGGTCTTCCGGGGCATTCCGTTCGCCGAACCGCCGGTGGGGGAAGCGCGGTTCGCCGCCCCGCGTCCGGTGGCCGCCTGGGACGGCACCCGCGACGCGCTCGCCTTCGGGCCGCCGCCCCCGCAGGAGTCGGGATTCCAGGGCCGTACCGGGGTGATCGACGCCCCCATGGGCGACGACTGGCTGACCGTGAACGTCTGGACGCCCGACCCGGACCCGGCCGCCCGCCGTCCGGTGATGGTCTGGATCTACGGCGGCGCCTACAAGCTCGGCCACTCCGGCAGCCCCGGATACGACGCCCGCCGCATCGCCCGCGACGGGGACCTGGTCGTCGTCACCCTCAACTACCGCCTCGGCGTGGAGGGTTTCGCCCGGATCGACGGAGCCCCCGCCAACCGGGGGCTGCTCGACCAGGTCGCGGCCCTGGAATGGGTGCGGGAGAACATCGCGGCCTTCGGCGGCGACCCCGGCCGGGTCACCGTCTTCGGCGAGTCCGCGGGCGCCGGGTCCGTCGCCTCGCTGCTGGCCATGCCCGGCGCGGCCGGGCTGTTCGGTCGGGCGATCGCGCAGAGCGTGCCCGGCCCCTTCTTCTCCGACGACCTCGCCCGCGACATCGCCGCCACCCTCGCCGCCGAGGCGGGCCTGCGCCCGACGGCCGCCGACCTGTCCTCGGTGGATCCCCGCCGACTGACCGCCGTGGGCGAGGCGTTGGGGCCCAGGATGCGGGAGTTCGAGGACCGATGGGGCATGGTCGCCCACACGCTGACCGCCTTCTCGCCCGTCGTCGACGGAGAGGTGCTGCCGACCGCCCCCTGGCAGGCGCTGGCGGCCGGCTCGGCACGGGACGTGGAACTGGTCGTCGGGCACACACGGGACGAGTACCGGCTGTTCGCCGCGCTGGGCGGCCAACTCGGGACGGTCACGGACGAGCAGGCGACGGCGGCACTGCGCACCTTCGGACCGGGACCGGGGTCGGGCTCCGGGGCTGACGGCGAGCGGGCCTACCGCGCCGCGTTCCCCGACGCCTCTCCCGAGGAGCTCTACGAGTGGGTGCACTCCGACGCGGTGTTCCGTATGCCCTCGTTGCGCCTGGCCGAGGCGCAGATCGCGGGCGGTGGCCGCGCGCACGTCTACGAGCTGGCCTGGCCCGCGCCCGCCTACGGAGGCGCGCTGGGCGCCTGTCACGGCCTCGACGTACCGCTGCTGTTCGGAACCTTCGCCGCCGACCTCGGCCTGATGCTGTTCGCCGGGGTCGGGTCGTCCCCGGAGGCCGAGGCCCTGTCGTCCCGCTTTCGCACGGCCTGGACGGCGTTCGCCACGACCGGAGACCCGGGCTGGCCCGCGTACGACACCGCGCGGCGGCCGACCCAGGTCTTCGACACGGACTCCGCGGTCGCCCCGTACCCGCACGAGACCTCGCGCCGCCTCTGGGAGCACCACGACTTCGGGGCGCTGCCGTTGCTGGGCTGA
- a CDS encoding DUF4031 domain-containing protein has protein sequence MTVYIDPPAWPGHGRLWSHLVSDVSYDELHLFAADLGVPPRAFERDHYDLPSHRYADAVRAGAVEVSSREVVRLLYGAGLRRRKYVGR, from the coding sequence GTGACCGTCTACATCGACCCACCCGCCTGGCCGGGGCACGGGCGGCTCTGGTCGCACCTGGTCAGCGACGTCTCGTACGACGAACTGCACCTGTTCGCCGCGGACTTGGGTGTACCTCCGCGTGCCTTCGAGCGCGACCACTACGACCTGCCCTCCCACCGGTACGCGGACGCCGTGCGCGCCGGGGCGGTGGAGGTCAGCAGCCGCGAGGTGGTGCGGCTGCTGTACGGGGCGGGGTTGCGCCGGCGCAAGTACGTCGGCCGGTAG
- a CDS encoding NADH:flavin oxidoreductase, with amino-acid sequence MSTTAPASRAAEILSRPVSLNGLTVPNRIAMAPMTRQFSPGGVPGEDVAGYYARRAAAGVGLIVTEGTYVGHDSAGESDRVPRFHGAEQLEGWTKVADAVHAAGGTIVPQLWHIGMVRKAGKPPYADAPAVGPSGIRLDGTEGTGKAMTQTDLDEVIAAFAEAAATAERIGFDGVELHGAHGYLLDQFLWAGTNRRTDAYGGDPVARTKFAAEIVAAVRDSVSADFPVLFRYSQWKSDNYDARLAETPEELEAILTPLAAAGVDAFHASTRRYWLPEFDGSDLNLAGWTKKLTGKPTITVGSVGLDGDFIKAFMGESSKVASLDNLLDRLERDEFDLVAVGRALLQDPEWAAKVLDGRLEELGSYDPKALSTLS; translated from the coding sequence GTGTCTACGACTGCCCCCGCCTCCCGCGCGGCCGAGATCCTCTCCCGCCCTGTCTCGCTGAACGGCCTGACCGTCCCGAACCGGATCGCGATGGCACCGATGACCCGGCAGTTCTCCCCGGGCGGCGTCCCCGGTGAGGACGTGGCCGGGTACTACGCCCGCCGCGCCGCCGCGGGCGTGGGCCTCATCGTCACCGAGGGCACGTACGTCGGCCACGACTCGGCGGGCGAGAGCGACCGCGTCCCGCGCTTCCACGGCGCGGAGCAGCTCGAGGGCTGGACGAAGGTCGCCGACGCGGTGCACGCGGCGGGCGGCACGATCGTTCCGCAGCTGTGGCACATCGGCATGGTGCGCAAGGCGGGGAAGCCGCCGTACGCCGACGCCCCCGCGGTCGGCCCCTCCGGCATCCGTCTCGACGGCACCGAGGGCACCGGCAAGGCCATGACCCAGACCGACCTGGACGAGGTCATCGCGGCGTTCGCCGAGGCCGCCGCCACCGCCGAGCGCATCGGCTTCGACGGCGTCGAACTGCACGGCGCGCACGGCTATCTGCTCGACCAGTTCCTGTGGGCGGGCACCAACCGGCGTACGGACGCCTACGGCGGTGACCCCGTCGCCCGTACGAAGTTCGCGGCGGAGATCGTCGCCGCGGTCCGTGACTCGGTCTCGGCCGACTTCCCCGTCCTCTTCCGTTACTCGCAGTGGAAGTCGGACAACTACGACGCCCGGCTCGCCGAGACCCCGGAGGAGCTGGAGGCCATCCTGACCCCGCTCGCCGCCGCCGGCGTCGACGCCTTCCACGCCTCCACCCGCCGCTACTGGCTGCCCGAGTTCGACGGCTCCGACCTGAACCTCGCGGGCTGGACCAAGAAGCTCACGGGCAAGCCCACCATCACCGTCGGCTCGGTCGGCCTCGACGGCGACTTCATCAAGGCCTTCATGGGCGAGAGCTCCAAGGTGGCCTCCCTCGACAACCTCCTCGACCGCCTGGAGCGCGACGAGTTCGACCTCGTCGCCGTGGGCCGCGCCCTCCTCCAGGACCCGGAGTGGGCGGCGAAGGTCCTGGACGGACGGCTCGAGGAGCTCGGGTCGTACGACCCGAAGGCGCTGAGCACGCTCAGCTGA
- a CDS encoding PTS transporter subunit EIIC has product MRTTNDLTPHAATAAAILPLVGGVANVTSVAHCMTRLRLGLRDRTLVREDALRSLPAVLGVVTDDDSYQIVLGPGTVARVTPEFEALVAGTAGAPDTGTADALAARGAEWKAARQQRNATPLKLLLRRIANIFVPLIPALIGCGVIAGLGGLLVNLGWLPSLTPALAAIASGFMALIAVFVGHNTAKEFGGTPVLGGAVAAIVVYAGVAKVTAFGMTLAPGQGGVLGALAAALLGTYVEKWCRRRVPEALDVLVTPTLTVLITGLVTLYVLMYTAGELSTAIGTGANWLLDHTGVFAGLVLGGLFLPLVMLGLHQALIPLHTTLIQQQGYTVLLPVLAMAGAGQVGAALAVYVRLHHDQSLRTTIRSALPAGLLGVGEPLIYGVSLPLGRPFVTACAGGAAGGAFVGFFSMLGDKIGSTAIGPSGWALFPLLKGTGGLALTASIYAGGLLTGYVVGFAATYFFGLGRTVRGAVSGVCDSSKEGQDTDPGGNPPP; this is encoded by the coding sequence GTGCGCACAACGAACGACCTCACCCCCCATGCCGCCACCGCCGCCGCGATCCTCCCCCTGGTCGGCGGCGTCGCGAACGTCACCTCCGTCGCCCACTGCATGACCCGCCTGCGCCTGGGCCTGCGGGACCGGACCCTCGTACGCGAGGACGCTCTCAGGTCCCTGCCCGCCGTACTGGGCGTGGTCACGGACGACGACAGCTACCAGATCGTCCTGGGGCCGGGCACGGTCGCACGGGTGACCCCCGAGTTCGAGGCGCTCGTCGCCGGCACGGCCGGTGCGCCGGACACCGGCACGGCCGACGCGCTGGCCGCACGCGGCGCCGAGTGGAAGGCGGCCCGGCAACAGCGCAACGCGACCCCTCTCAAACTCCTCCTGCGCCGGATCGCGAACATCTTCGTCCCCCTGATCCCCGCCCTGATCGGCTGCGGCGTCATCGCGGGCCTGGGCGGCCTGCTGGTCAATCTGGGGTGGCTCCCCTCCCTCACCCCCGCCCTCGCGGCGATCGCCTCCGGCTTCATGGCCCTGATCGCGGTGTTCGTCGGCCACAACACGGCGAAGGAGTTCGGCGGCACCCCGGTCCTGGGCGGCGCGGTGGCGGCGATCGTCGTGTACGCGGGGGTCGCGAAGGTGACGGCCTTCGGCATGACCCTGGCGCCGGGGCAGGGCGGGGTACTCGGCGCACTGGCCGCCGCGCTCCTGGGAACGTACGTGGAGAAGTGGTGCCGCCGCCGGGTTCCCGAAGCCCTCGACGTCCTCGTCACCCCCACCCTCACCGTCCTGATCACCGGCCTGGTGACGCTCTACGTCCTGATGTACACGGCAGGCGAGCTGTCGACGGCCATCGGGACGGGCGCGAACTGGCTCCTCGACCACACGGGCGTCTTCGCGGGCCTGGTCCTGGGCGGCCTCTTCCTCCCCCTGGTGATGCTGGGCCTGCACCAGGCCCTGATCCCGCTGCACACCACCCTCATCCAGCAGCAGGGCTACACGGTCCTGCTCCCCGTCCTCGCGATGGCGGGCGCCGGGCAGGTCGGCGCGGCGCTCGCGGTCTACGTCCGCCTCCACCACGACCAGTCCCTCCGTACGACGATCAGGTCGGCGCTCCCCGCGGGCCTCCTGGGCGTCGGCGAACCCCTGATCTACGGCGTCTCGCTCCCCCTCGGCCGCCCCTTCGTCACCGCCTGCGCGGGCGGGGCGGCGGGCGGCGCCTTCGTCGGCTTCTTCTCGATGCTCGGCGACAAGATCGGCTCCACGGCGATCGGCCCCTCGGGCTGGGCGCTGTTCCCCCTGCTCAAGGGCACGGGCGGACTGGCCCTGACGGCGTCGATCTACGCGGGCGGGCTGCTGACGGGGTACGTGGTGGGGTTCGCGGCGACGTACTTCTTCGGCCTCGGGAGGACGGTCAGGGGCGCTGTCAGTGGTGTGTGCGATTCTTCGAAGGAGGGGCAGGACACCGACCCGGGAGGGAATCCACCACCGTGA
- a CDS encoding GNAT family N-acetyltransferase: MRSVGGDQVEEAVAGAVALLRAVAGRDWDGVGAGRLEWSCRRTAEHIADDLLAYAGQLAGRATTAYVPFEITLDDGTDNAGVVDVIETTGALLAAAVRTAPREVRAFHPYPFRSANREGFAAMGVTEVLLHTHDIAQGLGVAYEPPAELCADVLTRIFPHVRPGFDPWPTLLWATGRGELPGRAPLTEWHWSNNLVIEAGRLTLQGVTPAAAADLRAGGTGGFEWIEGGPFDGTRDAAGMVLKAYESGVHRPEWGMFVLVRTEDGRAVGAMGFHGAPDEDGRAEVGYDLAENARGHGYATEALRALAAWALAHDELDILFAAIERTNAPSQRVIARAGFTRVSEDEQEYAYELRAQDPSLRVYARTD, translated from the coding sequence ATGCGATCCGTGGGTGGGGACCAGGTGGAGGAAGCCGTCGCGGGGGCCGTCGCGCTGTTGCGGGCGGTGGCCGGGCGGGACTGGGACGGCGTCGGGGCGGGCCGTCTCGAGTGGAGCTGCCGCAGGACCGCCGAGCACATCGCGGACGATCTCCTCGCGTACGCGGGCCAGTTGGCGGGGCGGGCCACCACGGCGTACGTGCCCTTCGAGATCACCCTGGACGACGGCACCGACAACGCGGGCGTCGTCGACGTGATCGAGACGACCGGCGCCCTGCTCGCCGCCGCCGTGCGCACCGCGCCGCGTGAGGTGCGTGCCTTCCACCCGTACCCGTTCCGCAGCGCGAACCGGGAGGGCTTCGCCGCGATGGGTGTCACCGAGGTGCTGCTGCACACGCATGACATCGCGCAGGGTCTCGGGGTCGCCTACGAGCCGCCGGCCGAGCTCTGCGCGGACGTCCTCACCCGGATCTTTCCGCACGTCAGGCCGGGGTTCGACCCGTGGCCCACCCTCCTGTGGGCGACCGGCCGCGGCGAGCTGCCCGGCCGCGCTCCGCTCACCGAGTGGCACTGGAGCAACAACCTGGTGATCGAGGCCGGACGGCTCACGCTCCAGGGAGTCACCCCGGCGGCCGCCGCCGATCTGCGCGCGGGCGGCACCGGCGGCTTCGAGTGGATCGAGGGCGGCCCCTTCGACGGCACGCGGGACGCCGCCGGAATGGTCCTGAAGGCGTACGAGAGCGGGGTGCACCGCCCGGAGTGGGGCATGTTCGTGCTCGTACGGACCGAGGACGGCCGGGCGGTCGGCGCGATGGGCTTCCACGGCGCCCCCGACGAGGACGGCCGCGCGGAAGTCGGCTACGACCTCGCCGAGAACGCCCGCGGCCACGGCTACGCGACCGAGGCCCTGCGCGCCCTGGCCGCCTGGGCCCTCGCCCACGACGAGCTCGACATCCTCTTCGCGGCCATAGAGCGGACCAACGCACCCTCCCAGCGGGTCATCGCGCGCGCCGGATTCACCCGGGTGAGCGAGGACGAGCAGGAGTACGCGTACGAGCTGCGCGCGCAGGATCCCTCGCTGCGGGTGTACGCCCGTACGGACTGA
- a CDS encoding phosphoribosyltransferase family protein, giving the protein MYFADRIDAGRQLAARLHHLKGQDLVVVGLPRGGVPVAAQVAEALGAPLDVCLVRKLGVPFQPELAMGAIGEEGVRVINEEVLRGTGVTERALAAVEEHERGVLQQRARQYRGERQPARYEGRTVLVVDDGLATGSTALAACRIARARGASRIVLAVPVAPHDWSARLGGAADEGVCLHTPRLFYAIGQFYTDFGQTSDEEVIACLEHNRAVHARSDAPQAAGGASPEDAPPPYDREVRIPATGAALDGRLTVPRGAPGVVLFAHGSGSSRKSPRNRFVATGLNRAGLGTLLFDLLTEAEAVNRDNVFDTALLARRLIQATEWLREQPGTEGMAFGYFGASTGAAAALWAAAEPAADVAAVVSRGGRPDLAGARLPEVKAPTLLVVGGRDHVVLDLNRQAAARLSCEHRLAVVPGATHLFEEPGTLESVTELATEWFTGHLASAVPSAGARR; this is encoded by the coding sequence ATGTACTTCGCTGATCGAATCGACGCGGGCCGGCAGCTCGCCGCCCGGCTGCACCACCTCAAGGGCCAGGACCTCGTGGTCGTGGGACTTCCCCGCGGCGGCGTTCCGGTCGCCGCGCAGGTCGCCGAGGCTCTCGGCGCTCCGCTCGACGTCTGCCTCGTGCGCAAGCTGGGGGTGCCCTTCCAGCCGGAGCTGGCCATGGGCGCCATCGGCGAGGAAGGCGTCCGTGTCATCAACGAAGAGGTGCTGCGGGGGACGGGGGTGACGGAGCGTGCCCTGGCGGCGGTGGAGGAACACGAGCGCGGTGTCCTGCAGCAGCGGGCCCGCCAGTACCGGGGCGAGCGGCAGCCGGCCCGGTACGAGGGCCGGACGGTCCTGGTGGTGGACGACGGGCTGGCGACCGGCTCCACGGCGCTCGCGGCCTGCCGGATCGCGCGCGCCCGCGGCGCGTCGCGGATCGTGCTGGCGGTTCCCGTGGCGCCGCACGACTGGTCGGCCCGCCTCGGAGGCGCGGCGGACGAAGGCGTCTGTCTGCACACCCCCCGGCTGTTCTACGCGATCGGCCAGTTCTACACGGACTTCGGGCAGACGAGCGACGAGGAGGTCATCGCCTGTCTGGAGCACAACCGCGCGGTGCACGCCAGGTCCGACGCACCGCAGGCCGCGGGCGGTGCCTCCCCGGAGGACGCTCCCCCGCCCTACGACCGGGAGGTCCGGATTCCGGCCACGGGCGCCGCGCTCGACGGGCGGCTGACGGTACCCCGCGGCGCCCCCGGGGTCGTCCTCTTCGCCCACGGCAGCGGCAGCAGCAGGAAGAGTCCACGCAACCGCTTCGTCGCCACCGGGCTGAACCGCGCCGGTCTCGGCACCCTTCTGTTCGATCTGCTCACCGAGGCCGAGGCGGTGAACCGGGACAACGTGTTCGACACGGCGCTGCTCGCCCGCCGCCTGATCCAGGCGACCGAATGGCTGCGTGAGCAGCCCGGCACCGAGGGCATGGCCTTCGGTTACTTCGGTGCCAGCACGGGCGCCGCCGCCGCGCTGTGGGCCGCGGCGGAGCCGGCGGCGGACGTCGCGGCAGTCGTCTCCCGCGGGGGCAGGCCGGATCTGGCCGGCGCCAGGCTGCCGGAGGTGAAGGCTCCGACGCTGCTCGTCGTCGGGGGCCGTGACCACGTCGTACTGGACCTCAACCGGCAGGCCGCGGCGCGCCTGAGCTGTGAGCATCGGCTGGCCGTCGTCCCCGGTGCCACTCATCTCTTCGAGGAACCCGGCACCCTGGAATCGGTCACCGAGCTGGCCACGGAGTGGTTCACCGGGCATCTCGCCTCTGCCGTCCCGAGCGCGGGAGCCCGCAGGTGA
- the murQ gene encoding N-acetylmuramic acid 6-phosphate etherase translates to MTSSTADASSNHRSLRDELETLTTEAFRPELSEIDRLSTLEIAKIMNAEDATVPTAVATQLPRIAAAIDAVAERMSRGGRLIYAGAGTAGRLGVLDASECPPTFNTDPSEVVGLIAGGPSAMVTSVEGAEDSKELAEADLKELSLTPDDTVVGVSASGRTPYAVGAVEHARARGALTIGLSCNAHSALAAAAEHGIEIVVGPELLTGSTRLKAGTAQKLVLNMLSTITMIRLGKTYGNLMVDVRASNEKLRARSRRIVALATGASDEEIEQALAATDGEVKNAILTILGGVDGPTAARLLEESDGHLRAALAASTG, encoded by the coding sequence ATGACCTCCTCCACCGCCGACGCCTCCTCCAACCACCGTTCCCTGCGGGACGAGTTGGAGACGTTGACCACTGAGGCGTTCCGTCCCGAGCTGTCCGAGATCGACCGGCTGTCGACGCTGGAGATCGCGAAGATCATGAACGCCGAGGACGCGACCGTGCCGACGGCCGTCGCGACCCAGCTACCCCGTATCGCCGCCGCGATCGACGCCGTGGCCGAGCGCATGTCCCGTGGCGGTCGGCTGATCTACGCGGGCGCGGGCACCGCGGGACGCCTCGGCGTGCTGGACGCCTCCGAGTGTCCGCCCACCTTCAACACCGACCCGTCCGAGGTCGTGGGCCTGATCGCGGGCGGCCCGAGCGCCATGGTCACCTCGGTCGAGGGCGCCGAGGACTCCAAGGAGCTGGCCGAGGCCGACCTGAAGGAGCTCTCCCTGACCCCCGACGACACGGTGGTCGGCGTCTCCGCCTCCGGCCGCACCCCGTACGCCGTCGGCGCGGTCGAACACGCCCGCGCGCGCGGCGCGTTGACGATCGGCCTGTCCTGCAACGCGCACAGCGCGCTGGCCGCCGCGGCCGAGCACGGCATCGAGATCGTCGTCGGGCCCGAGCTGCTGACCGGCTCGACCCGCCTCAAGGCGGGCACGGCCCAGAAACTCGTCCTGAACATGCTCTCGACGATCACGATGATCCGTCTCGGCAAGACGTACGGGAACCTGATGGTCGACGTCCGCGCCTCGAACGAGAAGCTGCGGGCCCGCTCCCGCCGTATCGTCGCCCTCGCGACCGGCGCCTCGGACGAGGAGATCGAACAGGCCCTCGCGGCCACCGACGGCGAGGTGAAGAACGCCATCCTCACCATCCTCGGCGGCGTGGACGGGCCCACGGCGGCCCGCCTTCTGGAGGAGAGCGACGGCCATCTGCGCGCGGCGCTCGCCGCATCGACGGGCTGA